One genomic window of Ruminococcus gauvreauii includes the following:
- the rsfS gene encoding ribosome silencing factor, with the protein MTGKDMAKTACLALEDKKAVDIKVIDIEKVSTLADYFIIASGTNRNQVQALAENVEEMLEKAGYRPKQIEGYQNANWILMDYGDLVIHIFDEENRLFYDLERIWRDGTSVSVASLED; encoded by the coding sequence ATGACGGGAAAAGATATGGCAAAAACCGCCTGCCTGGCGTTGGAAGATAAAAAAGCAGTGGATATCAAAGTGATCGACATCGAGAAGGTGTCCACGCTTGCTGATTATTTCATCATTGCGAGCGGAACGAACCGCAATCAGGTCCAGGCTTTGGCTGAAAATGTAGAAGAGATGCTGGAGAAAGCAGGATATCGTCCGAAACAGATCGAGGGTTATCAGAATGCAAACTGGATTCTGATGGATTACGGCGACCTGGTGATTCACATTTTCGATGAAGAAAACCGTTTGTTCTATGATCTGGAGAGAATCTGGAGAGACGGAACATCCGTTTCAGTAGCTTCGCTGGAAGACTGA
- the lexA gene encoding transcriptional repressor LexA: protein MAYGKISKKQQEILDYIKSEIINRGFPPAVREICEAVNLKSTSSVHSHLETLEKNGYIRRDPTKPRAIEILDDNFNTARCEMVNVPVVGRVAAGEPILAVENIENYFPIPAEHMPKSDAFILEIHGESMINAGILDGDYVLVQSQHTADNGNMVVALIDDSATVKTFYKENGYYRLQPENDEMDPIIVEEGLEILGKVVGVMRFMKS from the coding sequence ATGGCCTATGGTAAGATAAGCAAAAAACAACAGGAAATTCTCGATTACATAAAAAGTGAAATCATCAACCGCGGATTTCCTCCTGCGGTCCGTGAGATCTGCGAGGCTGTCAATCTGAAGTCAACATCCTCCGTTCATTCCCATCTGGAAACGCTGGAAAAGAACGGTTATATCCGCAGAGACCCTACTAAACCGCGCGCGATCGAAATTCTGGACGATAATTTCAACACAGCACGCTGTGAGATGGTCAATGTTCCTGTTGTGGGACGTGTGGCTGCCGGTGAACCTATACTTGCGGTGGAGAATATTGAGAATTATTTTCCGATTCCTGCTGAACATATGCCGAAATCCGATGCATTTATCCTGGAAATCCACGGTGAGAGTATGATCAATGCAGGAATTCTCGACGGGGATTACGTGCTGGTACAGAGTCAGCACACAGCTGACAACGGAAATATGGTTGTTGCCCTGATCGATGATTCAGCAACTGTCAAAACATTTTATAAAGAGAACGGATATTACCGACTGCAGCCCGAAAATGATGAGATGGATCCCATCATCGTAGAAGAAGGACTTGAAATCCTTGGAAAAGTAGTCGGTGTGATGAGATTTATGAAGTCCTGA
- a CDS encoding LysM peptidoglycan-binding domain-containing protein yields the protein MKRRRRTRNRRRIQLTVTAVSFLILSAALIQFSADNIGAQSDISRITYKYYTSHYVERGESLWSIAQQYITDDYGSVDAYISEIREINGLNGTKLQQGSHICVPYYSAEHH from the coding sequence ATGAAGAGGAGAAGACGTACGAGAAACAGAAGAAGAATCCAGCTGACTGTGACCGCAGTATCCTTTCTGATACTAAGTGCGGCACTGATTCAGTTCAGCGCAGATAACATTGGTGCGCAGAGTGATATTTCCAGGATTACCTATAAATATTATACCAGTCATTATGTTGAGCGCGGAGAAAGCCTGTGGAGTATTGCGCAGCAGTATATAACAGATGATTATGGATCGGTAGACGCATATATTTCAGAAATCAGGGAGATCAATGGCCTTAATGGGACAAAACTTCAGCAGGGAAGTCATATTTGTGTGCCGTATTATTCAGCAGAACATCATTGA
- a CDS encoding DUF554 domain-containing protein, translating into MLGTIVNTGTILLGSVLGSALKKGIHEKYQGALYNAMGLAAVGLGINSIVGNMPDSSYPVLFIVSLALGCLAGTVLNIDGRFNRLVGRLGKSELGQGLSTGILLYCIGSLSILSPIQSALYGDHTFLFTNATLDFVTSTVLASTYGIGMTLAAPVLFCWQGLIYLCATYLQNFLTDSLMTEITIVGGFLIAASGLAILKIKDCKTLNMLPALLVPIIFFLILKLIS; encoded by the coding sequence ATGTTAGGTACAATCGTAAACACCGGAACTATTCTCCTGGGAAGCGTGCTTGGAAGTGCACTAAAAAAAGGAATCCATGAAAAATATCAGGGGGCTCTGTACAACGCCATGGGTCTGGCTGCCGTAGGACTTGGTATCAATTCCATCGTCGGAAATATGCCTGACAGCAGCTATCCTGTGCTTTTTATCGTAAGCCTTGCGCTCGGCTGTCTGGCCGGTACGGTTCTCAATATCGACGGAAGATTCAACCGACTGGTGGGACGCCTCGGGAAATCCGAGCTTGGCCAGGGTCTCTCTACCGGAATCCTGCTCTACTGTATTGGCAGCCTGTCCATTTTGAGTCCAATACAGAGCGCTCTGTACGGTGATCATACTTTTCTTTTTACAAATGCAACTCTTGACTTTGTCACTTCCACAGTGCTCGCTTCCACATACGGAATCGGTATGACACTCGCAGCTCCTGTTCTATTCTGCTGGCAGGGCCTGATCTATCTGTGTGCCACATACCTGCAGAATTTCCTTACAGACTCCCTTATGACGGAGATCACTATCGTCGGAGGATTTTTAATTGCCGCGTCTGGTCTGGCCATCCTGAAAATCAAAGACTGCAAGACACTGAATATGCTACCGGCTTTGCTGGTACCGATCATCTTCTTTTTGATCCTGAAGCTCATCTCATAA
- the yqeK gene encoding bis(5'-nucleosyl)-tetraphosphatase (symmetrical) YqeK, which produces MAEQKHDLIKLERKLKNYLDRQRFQHTMGVMYTAACMGMVHGGDPAKLQLAGLLHDCAKCIPDEKKLRLCGKFGITPSHYETTHPYMLHAKLGAHLAKKKFDIRDPEVLSAITWHTTGKAAMTVLEKIIYIADYIEPGRNKAPRLEEIRKMAFRDLDECMYMILHDTLTYLRTVEKEIDTVTESAYEYYCNLHNQG; this is translated from the coding sequence GTGGCAGAACAAAAGCATGATTTAATAAAGCTGGAAAGAAAATTGAAAAATTATCTGGACCGTCAGCGTTTCCAACATACGATGGGCGTGATGTACACAGCTGCGTGTATGGGTATGGTTCACGGCGGGGATCCCGCTAAGCTGCAGCTTGCGGGGCTTCTGCATGACTGCGCGAAATGTATTCCGGATGAAAAGAAACTGCGGCTGTGCGGTAAATTCGGAATTACACCATCTCACTATGAGACGACTCATCCATACATGCTGCACGCAAAACTGGGTGCTCATCTTGCGAAAAAGAAGTTTGATATCCGCGACCCGGAAGTACTTTCTGCGATTACGTGGCACACTACGGGAAAGGCGGCTATGACGGTCCTGGAAAAAATTATTTATATTGCAGATTACATCGAACCTGGACGAAATAAAGCCCCGCGGCTGGAGGAAATCCGTAAAATGGCATTCAGAGATTTGGATGAATGTATGTATATGATCCTCCATGACACGCTGACTTATCTGAGAACAGTTGAGAAGGAAATTGATACTGTCACGGAAAGTGCATATGAGTATTATTGTAATCTGCATAATCAGGGATGA